One segment of Triticum aestivum cultivar Chinese Spring chromosome 2A, IWGSC CS RefSeq v2.1, whole genome shotgun sequence DNA contains the following:
- the LOC123189045 gene encoding forkhead box protein P4, translating into MRTSGQAWTRAPCRIGQLGLTPSPPMPSQIPQPIGRTGVKPSLLSVHSSVPLPSSPPLPPKSALSHGQVWPGLDSKSDSMDWNEEEDDRSSSDALYEVELAPGHRPELEFDRVHPQFLHTLPVGCGPRPPVPLRIAPDPEPSGRLPFPSDASKALAAVGARARGSRANAHGSPRRRRLDASDSGAATASEPGSSCQWACSSPVDPEEALLRKVMWRLLTTTDSDMR; encoded by the coding sequence ATGAGGACATCCGGACAGGCCTGGACACGGGCGCCATGTCGGATCGGCCAGCTAGGGCTCACGCCATCCCCGCCAATGCCCTCACAAATACCCCAACCCATCGGACGAACCGGAGTCAAACCCTCACTTTTGTCGGTCCACTCGTCTGTTCCGCTTCCCTCGTCTCCTCCGCTTCCTCCCAAATCCGCCCTCAGCCATGGCCAAGTCTGGCCAGGACTCGACAGCAAGAGCGATTCCATGGACtggaacgaggaggaggacgacagatCCAGTAGCGACGCGTTGTACGAGGTGGAGCTCGCGCCTGGACACCGGCCGGAGCTCGAGTTCGATCGCGTCCACCCCCAGTTCCTCCACACACTGCCGGTGGGATGCGGGCCGCGCCCACCCGTTCCGCTCCGCATCGCTCCAGATCCGGAGCCGAGCGGACGTCTCCCCTTCCCCTCCGACGCTAGCAAAGCCTTGGCAGCGGTAGGTGCTCGTGCTCGCGGCTCTCGTGCGAACGCGCATGGGAGTCCAAGGCGAAGGCGGCTCGATGCGAGCGACAGCGGGGCAGCGACTGCGTCGGAGCCCGGCTCTTCCTGCCAGTGGGCATGCTCCAGCCCCGTCGACCCGGAGGAGGCGCTCCTCCGCAAGGTCATGTGGCGCTTGCTGACCACGACGGATTCCGACATGAGGTGA